The following proteins come from a genomic window of Dreissena polymorpha isolate Duluth1 chromosome 1, UMN_Dpol_1.0, whole genome shotgun sequence:
- the LOC127833029 gene encoding serine/threonine-protein kinase Tao-like codes for MATADTSSDCTEIESESCAAPQTESVEIMSSDELTSELIDVNRRMETLAFQLQYNKAEHKNVVALKDERIEKLERELEKKTMTGTEMNNDTEILTSRIYYLKKELTKLEEEKRILFTAAVHKDEEIKNLTAKVEKLHTELYVTQERFRAKTEEVQLLNQKEHRLQRQLDENNQLMAENRQFMAENTKMMKEMKDQQQRDRMSDKRDIKEMEDRLVKKIVHEIKGTSPPKAGQPVQEITLELSTDVKFPPIVSRTTPKQTKSHKY; via the coding sequence ATGGCAACTGCAGATACATCGAGCGACTGTACCGAAATCGAATCCGAAAGTTGTGCGGCCCCCCAAACTGAAAGCGTCGAGATCATGTCGTCAGACGAGCTCACTTCGGAGCTGATTGACGTTAATAGACGCATGGAAACACTCGCCTTTCAGTTGCAGTATAATAAAGCAGAACACAAAAATGTTGTAGCGCTAAAGGACGAGAGAATAGAAAAGTTAGAACGAGAGTTAGAGAAAAAGACTATGACAGGGACAGAAATGAATAATGACACTGAGATACTTACATCCAGAATTTATTATCTGAAGAAGGAGTTAACTAAATTGGAGGAAGAAAAACGGATCCTGTTTACTGCCGCTGTACATAAAGACGAAGAAATTAAAAACTTGACAGCGAAAGTAGAAAAACTGCATACAGAATTGTATGTAACACAAGAACGTTTTCGTGCAAAAACTGAAGAGGTCCAATTGCTCAATCAAAAGGAACACAGATTACAAAGACAACTGGATGAAAACAATCAACTTATGGCTGAAAATCGCCAATTTATGGCAGAAAACACGAAAATGATGAAAGAGATGAAGGATCAACAGCAACGAGACCGAATGAGTGATAAACGCGACATAAAAGAAATGGAGGATCGGTTAGTTAAAAAGATTGTTCATGAAATCAAGGGCACTTCGCCACCGAAAGCTGGTCAACCGGTCCAAGAAATTACTTTGGAGTTAAGCACAGATGTAAAATTTCCACCAATTGTTAGCCGGACCACGCCGAAACAAACTAAATCtcacaaatattaa
- the LOC127833013 gene encoding protein Hook homolog 1-like: MASPDTESECTDTESERGSDDQDASAEIMKLDEFKSELIEINRRFEVLAFHFEYKKAEHKHIVALKDEKIEKLEQELERKAQTTPEMNNDIQILKSSIFQLNETVEKLEKEKATLFSASKSKDVEIKNMRDRLSQVHKELHATKQRLIAKTEEVLSHKEDKDKLERQLDENSRLMAENVKVLKKMQEQMKLDRTSAKREMRQMEDRIVKQIEDVRENRDSSPPKAGKTLQEIKLDSGHVFGPGNRGTSTNRQRSTVKFPPLSDRTTPR, translated from the coding sequence ATGGCATCACCAGATACGGAGAGCGAGTGTACAGACACTGAGAGCGAACGAGGTTCTGACGACCAAGATGCAAGCGCCGAGATCATGAAATTAGACGAGTTCAAATCGGAGCTGATCGAAATTAACCGACGCTTCGAAGTTCTTGCGTTTCATTTTGAGTATAAAAAAGCCGAGCACAAACACATTGTCGCGCTTAAGGATGAGAAAATCGAAAAATTAGAACAAGAGTTGGAGCGAAAGGCTCAGACAACGCCTGAAATGAATAATGACATTCAGATTCTTAAATCGAGCATTTTTCAACTAAATGAAACGGTAGAGAAATTAGAGAAAGAAAAGGCGACTCTGTTTTCTGCCTCAAAAAGTAAAGATGTAGAAATTAAGAACATGAGAGACAGATTGAGCCAAGTGCATAAAGAACTACACGCAACAAAACAACGTCTTATTGCGAAAACTGAAGAAGTTCTCTCGCATAAGGAAGACAAAGACAAATTAGAAAGACAACTAGATGAAAACAGTCGACTTATGGCCGAAAACGTGAAAGTGCTGAAAAAGATGCAAGAGCAAATGAAACTTGACCGAACTAGTGCCAAGCGCGAAATGAGACAAATGGAGGACAGGATAGTCAAACAAATAGAGGACGTTCGTGAAAACAGGGATTCCTCCCCGCCTAAAGCCGGCAAAACATTACAAGAAATTAAATTGGATTCGGGCCATGTATTTGGTCCAGGCAATAGGGGTACAAGCACAAATCGACAACGTTCGACTGTGAAATTCCCACCTCTTTCCGACAGGACCACCCCCAGATAA
- the LOC127879007 gene encoding potassium channel subfamily K member 18-like translates to MVLCMLLGYGHIAPKTFEGHLVTIFYAMIGIPMTLLCLSNMGEILSDCFRLLYKHLCQLLTWMCCPPEDSFTKRRSSEAKSEINIVIEDYDREQETETIKTEQIRAPIFVSLLIIAIYIFSGAIMFSLWENWDYLEGSYFCFITLSTIGFGDYVPGSISRTDSADSRNKLIMCCVYLLFGLSVIAMCFNLMQEDVRAKFRWLGVKIGLLDHV, encoded by the exons ATGGTTCTCTGTATGTTGCTAGGTTACGGTCATATTGCTCCAAAGACGTTCGAAGGTCATCTGGTGACCATATTCTACGCCATGATAGGCATTCCAATGACGCTTTTGTGTCTGTCCAACATGGGCGAAATCCTCAGCGACTGCTTCCGGCTTCTTTACAAGCATTTGTGTCAGCTGTTAACCTGGATGTGTTGTCCACCTGAGGACAGTTTCACAAAGCGGCGTA GCAGTGAAGCAAAAAGTGAAATTAATATCGTTATTGAAGACTACGACAGAGAACAGGAAACGGAAACGATTAAAACTGAACAGATTCGCGCACCGATTTTTGTAAGTTTGCTTATAATAGCTATTTACATTTTTAGCGGGGCAATTATGTTTTCCCTGTGGGAAAACTGGGACTATTTGGAGGGTTCCTATTTCTGTTTCATAACCCTGAGTACGATTGGCTTCGGAGACTACGTGCCAGGTTCGATAAGCCGAACGGACAGCGCGGACAGTAGGAACAAGCTGATCATGTGCTGTGTGTATCTGttgtttggcctgtctgtcattgcaATGTGCTTCAACCTTATGCAAGAGGACGTTCGTGCAAAGTTTCGCTGGTTAGGCGTGAAAATCGGTCTGCTAGACCACGTATAA